A portion of the Pedobacter cryoconitis genome contains these proteins:
- a CDS encoding PLP-dependent aminotransferase family protein, with translation MSSPVQISFPSVIRIDRLLDRPVYLQIAHQMINAIQRGVLLAGVQLPGTRSLAEDLKVHRKTIIAAYDELDAQGWTEIRPNKGTFVRNKGPQENIALQPYDEKFLTSYPAETGYRFKQSILLDVLTVSSTAGLEFNDGLPDIRLLPLDRLSKVYGGILKSKTNYKHFGYSHVEGNEYFRETLASYLNNTRGLHINKNNILTTRGIHMSIYMASSMLIEPGDLVIVGDLSYYLANMCFQQCGGKIISVPVDADGISVNAIRELCKTKKIRMLYLTPHHHYPTTVTLSAERRVELLQLALTYGFIILEDDYDYDFHYNGNSVLPLASADTNGMVVYIGSFCKSLAPGFRSGYLIAPENLIREMAKFRRLVDRQGDMLMEQALAELLEEKEIQRHLKKAVKIYQERRDTFVDLLQKQLGEELSFSSPPGGLSVWTKWNPQLNLMRISKNCLKRNLHLPQELLYQTDSFTAMRLGFGNLTVSELEEAVEILTKAVRES, from the coding sequence CCTGTATACCTTCAAATTGCCCATCAAATGATCAATGCAATACAAAGAGGGGTGCTTTTAGCTGGAGTTCAGTTGCCTGGAACGCGCAGCCTTGCAGAAGACCTGAAAGTTCACAGAAAAACCATTATTGCAGCATATGATGAGCTGGATGCTCAGGGATGGACTGAAATAAGGCCTAATAAAGGCACTTTTGTAAGGAACAAAGGGCCGCAGGAAAATATTGCCCTGCAACCTTACGATGAAAAATTTCTGACCAGTTATCCCGCAGAAACCGGGTATCGTTTCAAACAAAGCATTTTGCTTGATGTATTAACTGTTAGTTCCACAGCAGGACTGGAATTTAACGATGGTCTGCCAGATATCAGGCTGCTTCCGCTGGACAGACTATCTAAGGTTTATGGTGGAATCCTGAAGAGTAAAACCAACTATAAACATTTTGGTTATTCACACGTAGAAGGAAATGAATATTTTAGAGAAACCCTGGCGTCTTATCTGAACAATACCAGAGGACTACATATTAATAAAAATAATATACTGACTACCAGGGGGATTCATATGAGTATTTATATGGCATCCAGTATGCTGATAGAACCTGGAGACCTGGTTATCGTTGGTGATTTGAGTTATTATCTCGCCAATATGTGTTTTCAGCAGTGTGGAGGCAAAATTATTTCTGTTCCAGTAGATGCAGATGGAATATCTGTAAATGCGATCCGTGAGTTGTGCAAAACGAAAAAAATAAGGATGTTATATCTTACGCCACATCATCATTATCCAACCACAGTTACCTTAAGTGCGGAGCGCAGGGTAGAGTTGTTGCAACTTGCCCTCACTTATGGTTTTATCATTCTTGAAGATGACTATGACTACGACTTCCATTACAATGGTAATTCAGTACTTCCATTAGCAAGTGCAGACACGAATGGGATGGTCGTTTATATCGGCTCATTTTGCAAATCACTCGCACCTGGTTTCCGTTCCGGATATTTAATTGCTCCTGAAAATCTAATCCGGGAAATGGCGAAATTCCGAAGGCTCGTAGACCGGCAAGGGGATATGTTAATGGAGCAGGCTTTGGCCGAATTACTAGAAGAAAAAGAGATTCAGCGCCACCTTAAAAAGGCGGTGAAAATCTATCAGGAACGCCGGGATACTTTTGTGGATTTACTACAGAAACAGCTCGGTGAAGAGCTAAGTTTTTCTTCTCCACCCGGTGGACTATCGGTCTGGACAAAATGGAATCCTCAGCTTAATCTGATGCGGATCAGTAAAAATTGTTTGAAGAGAAATCTACATCTTCCTCAGGAATTATTGTACCAGACAGATAGCTTTACGGCGATGAGATTAGGTTTTGGAAATTTAACGGTAAGTGAACTTGAAGAGGCTGTTGAAATCTTAACAAAGGCTGTTAGAGAAAGTTAA
- a CDS encoding mechanosensitive ion channel family protein — MKFNSHFSIAQRPGLLILFIVLFFNSAGLLAQQKKAVKASNDLSYLSDSTVLNKSDYLLRLGKVFETINQVQVTTSSFYLLKPIAMHLMKDEAAIGLLKNRLSQSDRTLNVQNLQMYQTLLDELETNNLGCMDDLQRYDKELNGLKTQILTLRKDSVLMKIFKTDSLKRMFKAEFVELGKKRIVMDSLIKSNTSLINNLQARTSANIITVRELKYTADNQLNSVSIKAFSKERRYLWESVDQKANKRTDFQRFIKSEQQISGYYFEYTQGSRFLLLVLGAAFFFWVYFNFKSLKQRGKLESVKDLNFTFIRQKPYLITLIFILTLAPVFDLLAPALYIESIHVLLALSITALLFNRLPREVFYKWCIFVVLLIFPVILRSLGMPARYQRWLLLIFGIASLVFGLYSYKILKEKAIKYRLLKSVGIIYIVFNFLAISCNLFGRFTLTQIFYSSAVSSLLHAISLIILAGVITEAFLLQIKTSRIKKNYPEHFDWEPVVKSLRGLLGIGVFLIWLTLLLVNLNIFDSLYTTLVAVLTEKRKIGTLVFTFWGILLFLMIIWVANFLQKYIAYFFGDTGDDSLDDNKGERSKLIVTKLVLLIGGFLLAVAASGLPIDKITVVLGALGVGIGLGLQNIVSNFVSGIILIFDKTVRIGDVVEISDKKGRVKEIGIRASTLLTDDGAEIIIPNGAILSNNIINWTLTNNQMRVVIEFSVSNPFQREEVIDLIKGVVASSDNIFTSKEPKVIIVPKNKVSSTIKVYFWCKDISMAENTKSTINSIIFDELEEKGIEIL; from the coding sequence ATGAAGTTTAACAGTCATTTTTCAATTGCTCAGCGCCCGGGATTGCTGATCCTGTTTATCGTATTATTTTTTAATAGTGCGGGGCTTTTGGCGCAGCAAAAGAAAGCTGTTAAAGCAAGTAATGATCTTTCTTACCTGAGCGATTCGACGGTACTCAACAAGAGTGATTATCTGCTCAGGTTAGGTAAAGTGTTTGAAACTATCAACCAGGTACAGGTCACTACTTCTTCTTTTTATTTGCTGAAGCCTATCGCGATGCATTTAATGAAGGACGAAGCGGCAATCGGCTTGTTGAAAAACCGTCTGTCACAAAGTGACCGGACCCTGAATGTGCAGAATCTGCAAATGTACCAGACCTTGTTGGATGAATTGGAGACCAACAACTTAGGTTGTATGGATGACCTGCAGCGGTATGACAAAGAATTAAACGGGCTTAAAACTCAGATTCTTACGTTACGTAAGGATTCTGTGCTGATGAAAATCTTCAAAACAGATTCTTTAAAGCGGATGTTTAAGGCTGAATTTGTAGAGTTGGGTAAGAAACGCATTGTGATGGATAGCCTGATTAAATCCAATACCAGTTTAATCAACAATCTTCAGGCACGTACATCTGCTAATATTATCACAGTCAGGGAATTGAAGTATACAGCTGATAACCAACTTAATTCTGTAAGCATCAAAGCTTTTAGTAAGGAAAGACGGTATTTATGGGAATCGGTAGATCAAAAAGCGAATAAAAGAACCGACTTCCAGAGATTTATAAAAAGTGAGCAGCAAATTTCAGGTTATTATTTCGAGTATACGCAGGGCAGCAGATTTTTATTACTGGTGCTTGGGGCTGCTTTTTTCTTCTGGGTATATTTCAATTTTAAGAGCCTGAAGCAAAGAGGTAAATTAGAGTCGGTTAAAGATTTGAACTTTACTTTTATCAGGCAAAAACCTTACCTGATTACGCTGATCTTCATTTTAACACTGGCGCCTGTTTTTGACTTATTGGCTCCTGCGCTTTATATAGAGTCAATTCATGTTTTATTGGCATTGAGCATTACTGCGTTACTTTTTAACAGACTCCCGAGAGAGGTTTTTTACAAGTGGTGTATTTTTGTAGTGTTGCTTATTTTCCCGGTTATCTTGCGTTCTTTGGGAATGCCTGCGCGTTATCAACGCTGGTTATTATTGATATTCGGTATTGCCTCTCTTGTTTTTGGATTGTATAGTTACAAAATTTTAAAAGAGAAAGCCATAAAATACAGGCTATTGAAGAGTGTTGGTATCATTTACATCGTCTTTAATTTCCTGGCTATTAGCTGTAATTTGTTTGGCCGTTTTACTTTAACCCAGATTTTTTACAGTAGCGCTGTAAGTTCTTTACTACACGCAATCTCTTTGATTATCCTTGCAGGAGTGATTACTGAGGCTTTTTTATTGCAGATCAAAACGAGCAGGATCAAGAAGAATTATCCGGAGCATTTTGATTGGGAGCCGGTTGTAAAAAGTCTGCGTGGATTATTAGGTATCGGGGTATTTTTGATCTGGTTGACTCTATTATTGGTCAACCTGAACATATTTGACAGTTTATATACCACTTTAGTAGCTGTATTAACCGAAAAACGCAAAATTGGAACCCTTGTATTTACCTTTTGGGGCATTCTATTGTTCCTGATGATTATTTGGGTAGCCAACTTTCTGCAGAAATACATTGCTTACTTCTTTGGAGATACGGGTGATGATTCGCTGGATGATAACAAAGGGGAGCGTTCTAAATTGATAGTAACCAAATTAGTCTTGCTTATAGGTGGCTTTTTACTGGCCGTAGCGGCTTCAGGATTACCAATTGATAAGATTACTGTAGTACTGGGCGCTTTGGGCGTAGGTATCGGCTTAGGGCTTCAGAATATTGTCAGTAATTTCGTTTCTGGTATTATCCTGATTTTTGATAAAACTGTTCGTATTGGTGATGTGGTGGAAATCAGTGATAAAAAAGGCAGAGTTAAAGAGATAGGGATACGGGCAAGTACTTTATTGACTGACGATGGTGCGGAAATTATCATTCCGAATGGAGCTATTTTATCTAATAATATTATCAACTGGACGCTGACTAATAATCAGATGCGTGTAGTGATCGAGTTCTCCGTGAGTAATCCTTTCCAGCGAGAAGAAGTTATTGATCTGATTAAGGGTGTTGTCGCATCGAGTGATAACATTTTTACGAGTAAAGAGCCCAAGGTGATCATTGTTCCGAAAAACAAGGTCAGCAGTACGATTAAGGTTTATTTCTGGTGTAAGGATATCTCTATGGCTGAAAATACCAAGAGTACTATCAATTCGATAATTTTCGATGAATTAGAAGAAAAAGGAATTGAGATTTTATAA
- a CDS encoding secondary thiamine-phosphate synthase enzyme YjbQ, with protein MKFYQHSILLRERKRGFHLITSDILQAFPEISTLKTGICQVFIQHTSASLTINENADPTVRHDFEIFFNKAVPENDPDYLHDEEGSDDMPAHLKTALLDTSLMIPIRNGRLALGTWQGIYLCEHRNYGGSRAILLTAWGE; from the coding sequence ATGAAATTCTATCAGCATTCTATCCTTCTGCGAGAAAGAAAAAGAGGTTTTCACCTGATTACTTCTGATATTCTTCAGGCGTTTCCGGAAATCAGTACGCTAAAAACGGGTATTTGCCAGGTTTTTATTCAACATACCTCTGCTTCGCTAACGATTAATGAGAATGCTGACCCGACAGTACGCCATGATTTCGAAATATTTTTCAATAAAGCAGTTCCGGAGAATGATCCGGATTATCTGCATGATGAGGAAGGATCGGACGACATGCCTGCCCACCTGAAAACAGCTTTGCTGGATACCTCTTTGATGATTCCAATTCGTAATGGGCGTTTAGCGCTCGGTACATGGCAAGGAATTTACCTATGTGAACACCGTAATTATGGGGGTTCAAGAGCAATCCTGTTAACTGCCTGGGGAGAATGA
- a CDS encoding TonB-dependent receptor, with the protein MRKNLYLILILMIAFNAGANAQTISGIISHNTEPLSGANVKIEGKKLETSTDKEGHFELKLEPGTYNLIVSYIGYNQTVRKVTLVKDQQLNLELALDPSNTMDEVVVVSSRKPSKVSEIPGTVWIIDNQRLQEQIKGGVSLKEALARLIPGLDAGPEGRTNFGQNLRGRNVLVMIDGVSLNSTRSVSRQFDSVDPFNIERIEVLSGASSIYGGGATGGIINIITKKGQAGPPAFTTEAGIRSGLKQNADHDVRFAQSISGGSENFKGRIGIAYQKNNAAFDANNKQIFTDITQTDLQYNQSFDIFANTEFKLTAKQTLKVNAQYYNSGYVGNKDLFLGANYAGLLAKPELLEMRNGFSSSVKPQTSRASINAEYHASDILGGQDLYIQGSSRNEKFSFHPFPGQVINPAIPGGRLIYAGSTVQTTRYSAVKLVLAKQWSAFNLTYGVDGDNENFIGNQTVFDRALAASSGGMINNGIATVRRYPGVDINSLSGFMQAQWNLTSKLSLSGGVRQQRMYVKVADFVGINAQVPIIFGLGKTAATIPGGKSNYDVNLLNGGLVYKISAPEQVWVNFAQGFNLADPAKYYGQGTYALNGANWDLVKGSSVTTSPLTGLKTNQLETGWRHRGKVLNAQVAAFYSWSDKDMKTNTANFAVEVIDRKQRNFGAEASVSATLPSGFEIGGNGLYIKSQFKADDSWKSQDISNASPSKATAFIGWSNKSIGFKAQGFHSFDLKDNVNNELKGYTTVDLLGHVKLPLGTLSFGVQNLLNKEYQTIWSKRAQVLYSTLGVPQTYYYLGRGRTYNVSYTINY; encoded by the coding sequence ATGAGAAAAAATCTATACTTAATTTTAATATTAATGATTGCTTTTAACGCAGGCGCCAATGCGCAGACGATAAGTGGAATCATTAGTCACAATACCGAACCGCTTAGCGGAGCAAATGTCAAAATTGAGGGCAAAAAGCTGGAAACCAGTACTGACAAGGAAGGACATTTTGAATTAAAACTTGAGCCAGGTACTTACAATCTGATTGTGAGTTATATCGGTTACAACCAAACCGTTAGAAAAGTAACTTTAGTTAAAGATCAACAGTTGAACCTGGAGCTGGCACTTGATCCAAGCAATACTATGGATGAAGTTGTTGTAGTTTCTTCACGTAAACCGAGTAAGGTTAGTGAAATTCCAGGAACAGTATGGATCATTGACAATCAACGTTTACAGGAACAGATTAAAGGTGGTGTTAGCTTAAAAGAGGCTTTAGCCAGATTGATTCCTGGTTTGGACGCCGGTCCTGAAGGCCGTACAAACTTTGGTCAGAACTTAAGAGGCAGAAATGTCCTGGTGATGATTGACGGTGTTTCTTTAAACAGTACAAGATCGGTCAGCAGACAGTTTGATTCGGTTGATCCTTTTAACATTGAACGCATTGAAGTACTTTCTGGAGCAAGCTCAATTTATGGTGGCGGCGCAACGGGTGGAATTATCAATATTATCACTAAAAAAGGACAGGCTGGCCCTCCTGCTTTCACAACTGAAGCTGGTATCCGCAGTGGTTTAAAACAAAATGCTGATCATGATGTGCGTTTTGCGCAGTCTATTTCTGGTGGCAGTGAGAACTTTAAAGGCAGAATTGGTATTGCTTATCAGAAAAACAATGCTGCTTTCGATGCGAATAACAAACAGATCTTCACAGATATTACACAAACAGATTTACAGTACAACCAATCTTTTGATATTTTCGCAAATACAGAATTTAAGTTGACTGCCAAACAAACTTTGAAAGTAAATGCACAGTATTACAATTCTGGTTATGTAGGTAATAAAGATCTTTTTCTAGGTGCTAATTATGCTGGTTTATTAGCTAAACCAGAGCTTTTAGAAATGAGAAATGGTTTTTCATCCTCTGTAAAACCACAAACATCACGTGCATCGATCAATGCTGAATACCATGCTTCGGATATTTTAGGTGGCCAGGATTTATATATCCAGGGATCAAGCAGAAATGAAAAATTCAGCTTCCACCCTTTCCCTGGTCAGGTGATTAACCCGGCGATACCCGGTGGCCGCCTTATTTATGCAGGTTCTACGGTTCAAACGACCAGATATAGTGCGGTGAAGTTAGTGCTTGCCAAACAATGGTCAGCTTTTAATTTAACTTATGGTGTTGACGGTGATAATGAAAACTTTATTGGTAATCAAACTGTATTTGACAGAGCGCTTGCTGCTTCAAGCGGTGGAATGATCAACAATGGAATTGCAACAGTACGCCGTTATCCTGGTGTTGATATCAATAGTCTTTCTGGTTTTATGCAGGCGCAATGGAATCTGACAAGCAAGTTGAGTTTATCAGGTGGTGTCAGACAGCAAAGAATGTATGTAAAAGTTGCCGATTTTGTTGGAATTAATGCACAAGTACCTATTATTTTTGGTTTAGGTAAAACTGCTGCTACTATTCCAGGTGGTAAAAGTAACTATGACGTTAACTTGTTAAATGGTGGTCTGGTTTACAAAATCTCTGCACCTGAGCAGGTTTGGGTTAACTTTGCACAAGGTTTTAACCTGGCTGACCCGGCTAAATATTATGGTCAGGGTACTTATGCGCTAAATGGTGCAAACTGGGATTTAGTTAAAGGAAGCAGTGTAACCACATCTCCACTTACAGGATTAAAAACCAACCAGTTAGAAACAGGATGGCGTCATCGCGGTAAAGTACTGAATGCACAGGTTGCTGCTTTCTATTCCTGGTCTGATAAAGACATGAAAACAAATACAGCCAACTTCGCTGTTGAAGTAATTGACCGTAAGCAACGTAATTTTGGTGCTGAAGCTTCTGTCTCAGCGACCTTACCAAGTGGTTTTGAAATTGGTGGAAATGGTTTGTATATCAAATCTCAATTCAAAGCGGATGACTCGTGGAAATCACAGGATATCAGCAATGCAAGTCCGTCAAAAGCAACCGCATTTATTGGATGGAGCAATAAGTCAATTGGATTTAAAGCGCAAGGCTTTCACTCTTTTGACTTGAAAGACAATGTGAACAACGAATTGAAAGGATATACAACAGTAGATTTGTTAGGCCATGTTAAGTTACCTCTTGGAACGTTATCATTTGGTGTACAAAACTTATTAAATAAAGAGTATCAAACTATCTGGAGTAAACGTGCTCAGGTTCTTTACAGCACGTTGGGGGTTCCTCAAACTTATTATTACTTAGGCAGAGGTCGTACTTATAACGTAAGTTATACGATTAACTATTAG
- a CDS encoding PepSY-associated TM helix domain-containing protein, giving the protein MNLKKIARLAHRWLGLTSGLVVFIVSITGCLYAFQDEIRDATEPWRKIEVQNKPVLLPSKLSAIAKGVHPELEVGRIVYVSKDRAAVIFLTGKGQFYTVHINPYSGQVLHDQNLRKDFFTIVQFIHIYLLLPGPIGKMVVGVSVFIFLFMLISGVIIWWPKRKTQVKRSLTIKFNGKWRRVNYDLHSVLGVYTCVIAFVLAFTGLSISYDWLKTGVKNTINLGNAYALEEKIPVVKVTKLLDSNKLLDVAFLQTVKKSPYSDMFLIAPLTKGSAVLDITVYEQALFYYKSDRYYFNANTGALVKELAHRDKSNGLKLNEMSYDLHTGQILGTTGKIIAFMSSFICASLPLTGFLFWRGKRKDKRKALANKS; this is encoded by the coding sequence ATGAACTTGAAGAAGATTGCGCGTCTCGCACACCGGTGGTTGGGTTTAACCTCTGGATTAGTGGTATTTATTGTGAGTATAACCGGTTGTCTGTACGCTTTTCAAGATGAAATAAGAGATGCTACAGAACCCTGGCGTAAAATCGAAGTACAAAATAAACCAGTACTTTTGCCCTCTAAACTCAGCGCAATCGCAAAAGGAGTTCATCCCGAACTCGAGGTAGGCAGAATCGTTTATGTCAGTAAAGACAGGGCAGCCGTAATTTTTTTAACAGGAAAAGGACAATTCTACACCGTTCATATTAATCCGTACTCTGGCCAGGTACTCCATGATCAAAACCTGCGCAAAGACTTTTTTACTATTGTCCAGTTTATCCATATCTACCTGCTATTGCCCGGGCCAATCGGGAAAATGGTAGTTGGTGTATCCGTATTTATATTTTTATTCATGCTGATTAGCGGAGTGATCATCTGGTGGCCTAAACGAAAAACACAAGTTAAACGGTCATTGACCATTAAATTCAATGGAAAATGGCGACGTGTAAACTATGATCTGCATAGCGTTTTAGGAGTTTATACTTGCGTAATCGCTTTTGTTCTGGCCTTTACGGGTCTGTCAATTAGTTATGACTGGTTGAAAACAGGGGTAAAGAACACAATTAACCTGGGCAATGCCTACGCGCTGGAAGAAAAAATTCCGGTGGTGAAAGTAACCAAACTGCTGGACTCAAATAAATTATTGGATGTTGCCTTTTTGCAAACTGTAAAAAAATCTCCGTATTCAGACATGTTTCTGATTGCTCCACTAACAAAAGGCTCAGCAGTACTGGACATCACAGTTTATGAGCAAGCACTATTCTATTACAAAAGTGACCGGTATTACTTCAATGCCAATACTGGTGCTTTAGTCAAAGAACTGGCTCACCGTGATAAAAGCAATGGACTAAAATTAAATGAAATGTCTTATGATTTGCACACCGGACAGATACTAGGCACAACAGGTAAAATCATTGCCTTTATGTCCAGTTTTATCTGCGCCAGCTTACCCTTAACCGGCTTTCTTTTCTGGAGAGGCAAGCGAAAAGACAAGCGAAAAGCCCTCGCCAATAAAAGTTAA
- a CDS encoding pyridoxal phosphate-dependent decarboxylase family protein, translating into MLSINLQEEQLITLFENNPQKDIFHHDNQEEYLDAIGKVTLAVKRFLDNNKKPFSGVTPAELRPLFAKVDFDKPLPDYDSLLDEVENLYTNHAVAFHHPEYIAHLNCPLVIPAIAAEVMISSINSSLDTWDQSAGGTLMEQKLIEWTCKEIGFGDLSDGIFTSGGTQSNLMGLLLARDHYAFKLLNHNIKQDGLPAEASRFRIFVSEMAHFSIQKNASLLGLGEKAVVKIKTDRSFRMNSVLLEDAIKQEIALGNIPIAIVGTAGTTDFGNIDPLQEIGRLSTKYDLWFHVDAAYGCGLLLANKSRKLINGIELAHSVTVDYHKSFFQPVSSGAFLIKDKKFFGLITHHADYLNPKDHDHDGLPNQVNKSIQTTRRFDALKLWFTLRMMGKEKLGGYFETIIHTAAQIAAMLQADPAFELMNESDISALVFRYNPRDGQADLCAMNQFIKKSMFNGGEALVAGTKINKQFYLKFTLLNPLTTIDHVKNIFNIIKQHGNEYLQFNKTTTEFWRN; encoded by the coding sequence ATGCTATCAATCAACCTACAAGAAGAACAGTTAATCACATTATTTGAAAATAATCCTCAAAAGGATATTTTCCATCACGACAACCAGGAAGAATATCTGGATGCCATAGGTAAAGTAACCCTTGCCGTAAAGCGTTTCCTGGATAACAATAAAAAACCATTCAGCGGAGTAACTCCGGCAGAATTACGTCCATTATTTGCAAAAGTGGATTTTGATAAGCCCTTACCAGACTACGATAGTCTTTTGGATGAGGTAGAAAACCTATACACCAACCATGCTGTAGCCTTTCATCATCCAGAATATATTGCCCATTTAAATTGCCCGCTGGTTATTCCTGCGATTGCGGCAGAGGTGATGATCTCTTCTATCAACTCATCTTTAGACACTTGGGATCAAAGCGCTGGCGGAACCTTAATGGAACAGAAGCTAATTGAATGGACATGTAAAGAAATCGGTTTCGGTGACCTTTCAGATGGAATCTTTACCAGTGGCGGTACCCAAAGTAACCTGATGGGCTTATTGCTTGCCAGAGATCATTATGCCTTTAAACTCTTGAACCACAATATCAAACAAGATGGTTTGCCGGCTGAAGCTTCACGTTTCAGGATCTTTGTTTCAGAGATGGCCCACTTCAGCATTCAGAAAAATGCTTCTTTACTGGGACTGGGTGAAAAAGCCGTGGTGAAAATTAAAACCGATCGTAGCTTCAGAATGAACTCTGTACTGCTTGAAGATGCCATTAAACAAGAGATCGCCCTAGGAAATATCCCTATTGCGATTGTAGGTACCGCAGGAACGACCGATTTCGGGAATATTGATCCCTTACAAGAGATAGGCCGTTTAAGTACTAAATATGACTTGTGGTTCCATGTAGATGCTGCCTATGGCTGCGGTTTACTGTTAGCCAATAAATCCCGCAAGCTGATCAATGGAATCGAACTGGCCCATTCAGTAACAGTAGATTATCACAAATCATTCTTTCAGCCAGTAAGCAGCGGAGCCTTTTTGATTAAAGACAAGAAGTTTTTCGGTCTGATCACGCACCATGCTGATTACCTGAACCCTAAAGATCACGATCATGATGGTTTACCTAATCAAGTTAATAAATCTATTCAAACTACCCGTCGTTTCGACGCCTTAAAACTTTGGTTTACCCTGAGAATGATGGGGAAAGAGAAATTAGGAGGGTACTTTGAGACAATTATTCATACTGCTGCCCAAATTGCTGCTATGCTGCAAGCAGACCCAGCATTTGAATTGATGAACGAATCCGATATCAGTGCCCTTGTTTTTCGCTACAACCCAAGAGACGGACAAGCAGACCTGTGTGCAATGAATCAATTCATCAAAAAAAGTATGTTCAACGGTGGAGAAGCACTTGTTGCAGGTACTAAAATCAACAAACAATTCTACCTCAAATTTACCTTACTTAACCCGCTCACTACAATTGACCACGTTAAAAACATCTTCAACATCATCAAACAACATGGAAACGAATACCTACAGTTTAATAAAACTACAACAGAATTCTGGAGAAATTAA